From Equus quagga isolate Etosha38 chromosome 3, UCLA_HA_Equagga_1.0, whole genome shotgun sequence, one genomic window encodes:
- the SFRP2 gene encoding secreted frizzled-related protein 2 has protein sequence MPRGPGSLLLLVLASHCCLGSARGLFFGQPDFSYKRSNCKPIPANLQLCHGIEYQNMRLPNLLGHETMKEVLEQAGAWIPLVMKQCHPDTKKFLCSLFAPVCLDDLDETIQPCHSLCVQVKDRCAPVMSAFGFPWPDMLECDRFPQDNDLCIPLASSDHLLPATEEAPKVCEACKNKNEDDNDIMETLCKNDFALKIKVKEITYINRDTKIILETKSKTIYKLNGVSERDLKKSVLWLKDSLQCTCEEMNDINAPYLVMGQKVGGELVITSVKRWQKGQREFKRISRSIRKLQC, from the exons ATGCCGCGGGGCCCTGGCTCGCTGCTGCTGCTCGTCCTCGCCTCGCACTGCTGCTTGGGCTCGGCGCGCGGGCTCTTCTTCGGCCAGCCCGACTTCTCCTACAAGCGCAGCAATTGCAAGCCTATCCCGGCCAATCTGCAGCTGTGCCATGGCATAGAGTACCAGAACATGCGGCTGCCCAACCTGCTGGGCCACGAGACCATGAAGGAGGTGCTGGAGCAGGCGGGCGCCTGGATCCCGCTGGTCATGAAGCAGTGCCACCCGGACACCAAGAAGTTCCTGTGCTCGCTCTTTGCCCCCGTCTGCCTCGATGACCTGGACGAAACCATCCAGCCGTGCCACTCGCTCTGCGTGCAGGTGAAGGACCGCTGCGCTCCGGTCATGTCCGCCTTCGGCTTCCCGTGGCCTGACATGCTCGAGTGCGACCGTTTCCCCCAGGACAACGATCTCTGCATCCCTCTTGCTAGCAGCGACCACCTCTTGCCCGCCACCGAGGAAG CTCCAAAGGTATGTGAAgcctgcaaaaataaaaatgaggatgaCAACGACATAATGGAAACTCTTTGTAAAAATGATTTTG cactgaaaataaaagtgaaggagATAACCTATATCAACAGAGATACCAAAATCATCCTGGAGACCAAGAGCAAGACCATTTACAAGCTGAACGGTGTGTCCGAAAGGGACCTGAAGAAATCAGTGCTGTGGCTCAAAGACAGCTTGCAGTGCACCTGCGAGGAGATGAATGACATCAACGCACCCTATCTGGTCATGGGACAGAAAGTGGGTGGGGAGCTGGTGATCACCTCGGTGAAGCGGTGGCAGAAGGGGCAGCGAGAGTTCAAGCGCATCTCCCGAAGCATCCGCAAGCTGCAGTGCTAG